A single region of the Epinephelus moara isolate mb chromosome 12, YSFRI_EMoa_1.0, whole genome shotgun sequence genome encodes:
- the lrp11 gene encoding LOW QUALITY PROTEIN: low-density lipoprotein receptor-related protein 11 (The sequence of the model RefSeq protein was modified relative to this genomic sequence to represent the inferred CDS: deleted 2 bases in 1 codon) produces the protein MSRTPSGGSGGRRRNCVNNNMALLQHPRLLLACVVLLTAAQRTHTRSLPISDLKSKISGVEELLEEFRKQLQQDQTYRAGDAVDSCVGDFNAVGERIIRAKASIEQGATFLLAPDRVYTWKDCLHACCSQPHCTVAVVQQDLRQPGDSLSCYLFNCTYRSKNVCSFAPQQGFTTYSIHGANTTQGHLPVSPSGSARRPGEGHAEEEDTQDVDEPPRSDAGQDVVIQLPTDWAVLDGRDSVDDHGISHYEWTLVKGDTAINMKATHPGLLKISGLQEGVYSFQMTVTDTAGQKSSDNVSVTVLAPKHQAEVCTGVCSKYQFKCDDGCCIDITYACDGKQHCSDRSDEDFCQIFDSSRKSVTHSADLSNSHRPVAQTEEAEDGTMIHTAPRKTIQNIVPPQDRSKAASPQSPSQQEASVSQDPCAAAPVVGPCKGTFPRWYYDQNAGECKHFLYGGCQGNHNNFLQESDCVSECIQKSPAFKPATVAPPVTKQTEIAAPKVSQSQAESNAPISKPFPVRGGHPGPESGAILPLALGIIITALLLLMIGCRLRLVRHKLKKARPLTTEESDYLINGMYL, from the exons ATGAGTCGGACACCATCCGGAGGCAGCGGAGGAAGACGCCGT AACTGCGTGAACAACAACATGGCTCTCCTTCAGCATCCCCGGCTGCTGCTcgcctgtgttgtgttgttgacCGCAGCCCAACGTACCCACACTCGCTCTTTGCCAATATCGGATCTAAAATCCAAGATATCAGGGGTGGAGGAGCTGTTGGAGGAATTCCGCAAGCAGCTCCAGCAGGACCAGACGTACAGGGCGGGCGATGCGGTTGACTCCTGTGTGGGCGACTTCAACGCCGTCGGGGAGCGCATCATCCGGGCCAAGGCCTCCATCGAGCAAGGGGCCACCTTCCTGCTGGCCCCGGACAGGGTGTACACCTGGAAGGACTGCCTGCACGCCTGCTGCTCCCAGCCTCACTGCACCGTGGCGGTGGTGCAGCAGGACCTGAGGCAGCCCGGGGACAGTCTCAGCTGCTACCTGTTCAACTGCACCTACAGGAGTAAAAATGTCTGCTCCTTCGCTCCGCAGCAAGGCTTCACCACATACAGCATACATGGTGCCAATACGACGCAGGGACACCTCCCTGTTTCACCCAGCGGCTCAGCCAGGAGGCCTGGGGAGGGACatgctgaggaggaggacacacaAG ACGTGGATGAGCCTCCTCGCAGTGACGCTGGACAGGATGTGGTGATCCAGCTGCCCACAGACTGGGCTGTCCTGGATGGACGGGATAGTGTGGATGACCATGGGATCAGCCACTATGAGTGGACTCTGGTCAAAGGAGACACAGCCATCAATAtgaag GCGACTCATCCAGGGCTGCTGAAGATCAGTGGTCTCCAGGAGGGAGTCTACTCCTTCCAGATGACCGTCACAGACACAGCGGGCCAGAAGAGCTCTGACAACGTCTCTGTCACTGTGCTGGCACCGAAACACCAAGCAGAAG TGTGTACAGGTGTCTGCTCAAAGTACCAGTTCAAGTGTGATGACGGTTGCTGTATTGACATCACCTACGCCTGTGATGGGAAGCAACACTGTTCTGACCGCTCTGATGAAGACTTCTGCCAAATCT ttgacagcagcaggaagtCAGTGACTCACAGCGCTGATCTGTCAAACTCTCATCGGCCTGTAGCCCagacagaggaggcagaggatgGCACCATGATCCACACTGCGCCCAGAAAGACCATTCAGAACATCGTACCACCTCAGGACAGGAGCAAGGCCGCTTCTCCACAAAGTCCCAGTCAGCAGGAGGCTTCAGTCAGTCAAG ATCCATGTGCTGCAGCTCCAGTTGTCGGACCCTGTAAAGGCACCTTCCCACGCTGGTACTACGACCAAAATGCTGGAGAATGCAAACACTTCCTGTATGGCGGTTGCCAGGGCAACCATAACAACTTCCTCCAGGAATCTGACTGTGTCAGTGAATGTATACAAAAAA GTCCAGCTTTCAAACCAGCAACTGTGGCTCCTCCCGTCACCAAACAGACTGAGATAG CTGCCCCTAAAGTCTCCCAGAGCCAAGCAGAGAGCAACGCCCCCATCTCCAAACCATTTCCTGTAAGAGGAGGGCATCCAGGACCAGAGTCAG GTGCGATCCTTCCTCTTGCTCTCGGCATAATCATCAccgctctgctgctgctcatgaTTGGCTGTCGTCTCAGACTGGTTCGACACAAGCTGAAGAAAGCTCGTCCCCTCACCACAGAAGAGTCAGATTACCTCATCAACGGCATGTACCTGTAG